The genomic stretch TGAAAGAATTGATAAAGTATTATTATATTTTTTATTTATTTCCTTATATATTAGGTTAAGATGCTCGAATTCTTCCTCTATAACATAACTATCTTCTGTATCTTTTCCTATAGCCATTAATCCTTTTACTGATATATTAGGCATTTTCATAATATTCTCATATACACCTATATAGTCATCTGCTGTAAATCCGCCCTTCTGAACTTCATCACTTATATTAAACTGAAGAAGTATATCCTGTACCTTATTATTTTTTAATGCCTCTTTATTTATACATTCGGCTATCTCTATAGAATCTACACTCTGTATCAAATCTGCGTATTTTACTATATATTTTACTTTATTGCTTTGTATGCGTCCTATAAAGTGCCATTTTACATTATCTTTTATTTTACCTATCTCCCCTACCCTATCTCTCAAACTCTGTGCCTTACTCTCTCCCAATGGCAAGTCTATATTTAATGACAAAAACTCTTTTATTGTTTCAATAGAAGAATATTTACTTACCGCTACTAAACTTACATCATAATTTATATTATACTTCTCTTTTATTCTGTTAATATTATCTTCTATCAAATTATATCTTTTTAAAATTTCATCTCTGTTCATAATAAAACGCCTGCAAATAAAACCTTGCTTTATTATAAATCTTTTTATTTTTTTTTCAATAAAGTACAATTTTATAAGAACACTATATAACAATACATATATTAAATTATTTTGATAATTTAATATATAATGTTTTAAATTTTGTAGCTGGGCTTTGTCCCTAACGAAGTACACATTTTGGTGTAGGCAAACCAAGTTTTTTTACAACTTGTGAATTGCCGCACCATACACAGTATGCATGTATCTAAGAACTCATTTTGTATATTGAATATATAATTTAGCATCACATAAAATTGATTGTCAAGCACTTTTGAAACAGCTCTAATAAATAAAATAGTAAAGCAAAATTATAAAAATACGATTTATAGTATATTGATATTTTATTGATTTCATGTTAAGTTAACATAATATATTTAATTAATTTAATTTTGAAATTATGGAGAAAAAATAAATGAGAGTTCAAGACAGAAGAAACAGAGAGATGAATTTAAACAGTATACTTATGACTTCTCAAGATGCTTCAATGGCTTCATCTATGAAAGTAGCTGTATCATCATCTCCATTTGCAACGATGCTTGAAGAAGAAAAAGAAATAAAAAAATACTCTTATGAATTAGACGAATTAAAAAGACAAATATACGATGCCGGGAACCTACTAGAAAAAAGTGCTAATATAAAAGACTTTCAAAAATTTAGAGACTTAATAAGATCATTAACTGACAAATTAGTAAAAGATGCATATAGGATAAGAATAGTATCATCATATATGAGAAGAGGACGCGAATATCAGGTTGTTTCAAAAATCAATGAAGAACTTGATTCATTATATAAATTAATTATGACAGAACAGAAAAACCACATAGCTATAGCAAATAAGGTAATGCGTCTTAAGGGCTTGGTATTAGATTTAATGTCATGAGTAATATACTAGCATTCGATACAGTATCCGCTAGCTTTTCTATAGCTATTAAAAAAGAAGACGGTTCTATAATAGAATACAATAAAGAAAATGTAAAAAATCATAATGAAGAGCTGCTCCCAGTACTTCGCAATTTTTTAACTGATAACAATTTAACATTGGATAATATATCATATATAGCATTAGGCATAGGTCCGGGTTCATTTACAGCCTTGAGAATAGCATTTGCCACAATAAAAACTATATGCTATGCAAAAAAAATACCTATAATAGGTATTTCAAGCCTAGATACTCTATATGAAAATATTGCAGAAAAAGAAGGTATAAAAGCGGCTATGATAGATGCTAGAAAAGGCAGTGTCTATGCCAATATATACAATGATAACGAAAAAATAACAGAAAATGCCGACCTAACCTATCAGCAATTCATAGACATAATTAACTCCATTGAAACTTCAAATAAAAACATCACTTTATGCGGAGACGGATTTTCAAAAAATTCTGACTTTTTTATAGAAAACTTAAAAAATTATAATATAAACAAATTAGATAATTCATACAATATAATAAAAGCGTTAAACACTATCAAATTATCAGCAAATAAAAAATTCGACGATGTATTTTCTCTTCTGCCCCTATATGTAAGAAAAAGCGAAGCCGAATACAAAAAAATGTAATTTTTTTTAAAAAATAAGTATAATTTTCACGATAATTTATATGCTATGTAAAAAATATATCTTGACTTCATAAAAAATATTGTTATTATATAAGAATGTTAATATATTATTTTTTAACATAATCGAAAAATCGTTGGAGTTTGAAAGTGAGAAAATTGCAATCCTTGAAGGTGAAAATACCTTTTTTCGTAATGCTGCTTGTTACTGTAATGACAATTATATTGGTTACTCTTCTTATTAGAATAGGTTCTCAAGGTATTAGAAGTTCTGCCATATTTGGTTTTGAATCTACCACAAAAGTGTATGCGAGAATGATAAATGTATGGTTAGAGCAGTCAATATACACATCTGAAGCAATAAGCAGAGGATATCCACAATTAATTACATTTCTTCAAGATAGAACCGCAGAAAATAGAGTTCTTCTTGAAACAAGTCTTAAAAATGTTGTCGAAAACAATAGTAATATACAAGGTATTGTAGTGTTAGATTCTACTGGTAATGTTGTAGCTGATAGTTTAGATGGAAAGGTAGTTAATTCTTCAAGTACAAGAAATTTTGGAGGAACACCATTATGGCAAAAAGTTATGTCTGGTCAGTCTGCAGTACTTTCTACAGTAGATCCTTCACCTGCTGACAACACAAAATATGTAGTAAAAATTTTCTCTCCTATAAAAAACTCTGCCGGAAGTGTAGTTGGTGCTATATCAACAATGATAGATTGGCTAGGATTTATAGATAAAGAATTAAATCTTGTAAAATTTGGAAATACTGGACACCCATTTATTGTAGACCCTGAAAGATGGATTATAGCTGACCCTGTCCCTTCACATGTAAGAAGCGAAGTTTTAAGAAATGCTGATTATATACAATATGCTGTTGCAAATGAATCTGGATATTACGAGTTTAAATCTCCTTTCAATGGAAAAGACTCTATAGCTACTTTTTATAAAGAACCTGTATCAGGCTGGACTGTTGTTATGAGTATAGAATCTGATGAACTATTCTCACATATAAATACTATGAAAAAATACGCAATTATAGGTACAATAGCAATACTTATTATAGCTTCTATAGTTATAGTATTCTACATAAGCAGAATAACTAACATATTACACCTTCTTGCTGTAGATTTAACAATACTTTCAAAAGGAGATCTTAGTTGGTCTACTCCTCCGGGATTTGAAAATAGAAAAGATGAGTTTGGTGAAATTGCTGTTGCTTTGATAAATATATTGGATCAATTAAATGAAAAAGTAAGAATAGTATATGACAGTGCTTATACTGTAAAAGCATCTGCCAATGAGGTAGCACAAGGAAATATAGATTTATCTAACAGAACAGAAAATCAGGCTTCAGGGCTTGAAGAAACTGCTTCATCTATGGAAGAGATTGCTTCTACAATAAAATCTTCTGCCGAGCATACTTTAGAAGGTAACAATATGATGATTAATTCTAAAAAGGCTATTGAAGAAGCTGGAAGAATTATTGAAGAAAGTACTCAAAATATTGAAGCTGTGTATGAATCCAGTTCAAAAATCAGTGCTATTACAAAAATAATTGAAGATATAGCATTCCAAACTAATATACTTGCCCTTAATGCTGCAGTTGAGGCTGCACGTGCAGGAGAACAAGGAAGAGGTTTTGCAGTTGTTGCTTCTGAAGTTAGAAACTTAGCTCAAACTACTCAAACTTCTGTTAAAGATATTACTAGCTTGGTTGCTGATTCTGAAGAGAAAATTGCTGCTGCTACAGAAACTGCTAGAGAATCAAAAGAAATATTCCAAAACTTAAGAGCTCAAATAGAAGAGACTGCTAAAATTATGCAGGATTTAAGTTCTACAGCTATGGAACAACAGGCAGGTGTTGACCAAGTTAATATAGCTATTACTCAAATGGATATGACTACTCAGCAAAATGCTGCTTTAGTAGAAGAATCTACAGCTGCTTCTGAGGCTTTATTCTCACAAGCTGAAGAATTGGTAACTGCTATGGAATTCTTTAAATTAAGAGGAAGCAATGTTAAAAAGAATATCACAAAAGTAGAAAGAAAGAAATCTTCCCCTACTACTGATTCTAAAGCTGTTCAGGAAAATAAGCCTGCTGCCGCACAAAAATCAAGTTCTGCTCCTAAAGCTCCAAAAAAACCAGAATTAAAAAGCCCTATCAAAAAACACCATGAAGAAAAAATAACACCTCAAGTTTCTTCAAGAACTGTAAAAGATAATGAATTTGGAAATACTTTTGATACTTCTAAAGATACTTCAGATGGGTTTGAATCATTTTAATCTTTAATACTTATAAAATTGAAAGCGAAAGATTAAAAATCTTTCGCTTTTTTATTTTTTTAATACAGCTCTGATTTTTGAAATCATTTTTAATATGCTAGCCTTAATATTATTATTAACTTTATCAAAATCTTTTACTGCGTTTTTATAATCTGATAATTTATATTTGGCAAATCCTCTATTAAAATATACATCATCTGATACATTATTACAGTCTATGTATTTATCATAATATTCTATTGCTTCTTCATACATCTTTAATTTTAATTTGACATAAGCTAATCTAAAATAAGCATTAAAATTTTGGGGTTCTAACTCTATAACCTTATAAAAATCATTTACAGCCTCATCATATAATTTTAAATTAACTTTTGAAACTCCCCTATTATAATAGGACTTTGAATAATTATTATCCAATTCTAATGCCTTATCAAAATATTCTAAAGCCTCTTTATATTTTCCTAAATCATGTTTTACTATACCTATATTATTATATGTATAAGCAGAATTATTATCCAACTCCAAAGCCTTATTAAAATATTCTATAGACTCATCATACATTTTTAGATTATATTTAGAAAGACCTATATTATAATAAGCCTTAAAATAATTTTTATCCAATTCAAGGACTTTATTAAAATCCTTTATTGCATCTTCATAAAGTCCCAAGTCATTCTTTACCAAACCTATGTTATTATATGTATGTACATTAGGAGATATCTCTATAGCTTTTATATAATTTTTTATAGCTTCTTCATAATTACCTAAATTATGATTAGCTAAACCTATATTATTATAAACCTGAATACAATTATTATCTAATTCCAAAGCCTTACTATAATACTTAATAGCCTCTTTATAATTACCTAAATTATGATTAACCAATCCTATATTGTTATAAGCATGAACATAGTTTGGGTCTATACTTATCACTTTTTCAAAATCTCTAATAGCTTCTTCGTACATTCTTAATCCGCTCTTTGATAATCCTCTATTATTGTAAAGTTCGGCAATATCCCCATAATAAAAAATTAGTTTGTCAAAATATTCTATAGAATTTTTATAATCGCCGCAATTAAAAGCATCATTTGCTAATTGTAGTAAATCATCGAGATTACTCATAACAAATAACTCCTAAATAAAATCACTAGATTTATTAAATACTAATAATTTTTTGTACTATATACAAAAAATTTACATATGTTCAAAATTGTATAGTAATTTATAATTTTTGCAACAATATTACTATAAATAACATTGCTGCAAAACTATTTTACTAATGATTTATATTTATTTTTATCTATTATATTGTACACATATCTGCTATAGAAAATTTATTTTGAAAAGTTATAATTTTCTATTTTATAATTATAATTGAAATATATTTTTAATAAAAATTAAGAATACTTATAAAACATATCTATAAAATAATTAAGTTTATAAAAATAATCATATAAAACAAAATTATATTTAATACTAGTATTAAATATAATAACAACTATTTTAATCTGCTGTATTCTATAATATCAATATTAATATTATCATAAATAAAACTTTTTAGCTTATTTGAATTAAATAAAGTTTTATCTACTTCCGGGAAAAATCTATCGCAGTTATAATTTTTGTTTATGTGAGTAAGATATATTATATCAGCATAATCTAATGCTTTTTTGTATATGGATTCTCCGCCTATAATAAATATTTGATTATGCTTTTCTAATAATAATTTAGACAAAGCATTTTCAAATGAAGTATCAAAAAAAAGATTATCATATTGAAATTCATTGTTTATACTAGAAGATATAACAATATTCTTTCTTTTTGGGAGAGGTTTACACCCTAAAGACTCAAAAGTTACACGCCCCATAATAACAGGATATCCAGTAGTGGTGCTTCTAAAAAACTGCATATCTTCTTTAATATGTCCCCAAGGCATAACTCCATTCAAACCTATACCATTTTTTGAATCGACCGCAGCAATTAATGAAACTATCAAACAGCTACCTCCCCTTTTATAGTTGGGTAATATTTATACCCTTCTAGCCTAAAATCTTCATAAACATGACTGAATATATTAGGACGGTTTTCTATAAATAATTCTGTAGTATTCTCATAAGGCTCTCTTGAAAGCTGAAGTTTTACCTGTTCTATATGATTATTATAAATATGAGCATCACCAAAAGTCATGATGAGTTCTGAAGCATGAAGTCCGCTATGCATAGCCAAAAGCCTTGTAAGTATAGCATAAGAACTTATATTAAAAGGAACACCCAAAAATAAATCGGCAGAACGCTGATATAAATGTGCTATAATACCTCCTTTATTATTAACAGAAAACTGACACATCATATGACAAGGAGGAAGATGCATTTTATCAATCTCCCCTACATTCCAAGCATTTAAAATATTTCTTCTGCTTGTAGGATTATTTCGTAATGTATTTACTATATTTGATATCTGATCTATTTTATTTCCTTCTTTAGTTTCCCAAGCTCTCCACTGTTTACCGTATACAGGTCCAAGCTCTCCCATATCATCTGCCCATTCGTCCCATATATGCACATTGTTTTCAAGTAAAAATTTTATATTAGTAGAACCTTGTAAAAACCATAATAATTCTATAATAACACCTTTCATAAATACTCTTTTTGTAGTTATAATAGGTATTTTATTCCCTTCAAATTTAAATCTTAATTGAGGAGCGAATATTCTTCTTGTACCAACTCCAGTTCTGTCTAAAGTTTCCTCGCCTTCTTCCAATACTTTTTTTAATAATTCTAAATAGTTTTTCATACAAAATCCTAGTTTATAAGTTCTGATTGATTATATTTATAATAGGAAATAATTATACATGTTTAATAGATTTAATCAATATATATAAAAT from Brachyspira murdochii DSM 12563 encodes the following:
- a CDS encoding YggS family pyridoxal phosphate-dependent enzyme, with translation MNRDEILKRYNLIEDNINRIKEKYNINYDVSLVAVSKYSSIETIKEFLSLNIDLPLGESKAQSLRDRVGEIGKIKDNVKWHFIGRIQSNKVKYIVKYADLIQSVDSIEIAECINKEALKNNKVQDILLQFNISDEVQKGGFTADDYIGVYENIMKMPNISVKGLMAIGKDTEDSYVIEEEFEHLNLIYKEINKKYNNTLSILSMGMSSDYELAIKHGSNMVRIGSSFLGNS
- a CDS encoding YaaR family protein, translated to MRVQDRRNREMNLNSILMTSQDASMASSMKVAVSSSPFATMLEEEKEIKKYSYELDELKRQIYDAGNLLEKSANIKDFQKFRDLIRSLTDKLVKDAYRIRIVSSYMRRGREYQVVSKINEELDSLYKLIMTEQKNHIAIANKVMRLKGLVLDLMS
- the tsaB gene encoding tRNA (adenosine(37)-N6)-threonylcarbamoyltransferase complex dimerization subunit type 1 TsaB; the protein is MSNILAFDTVSASFSIAIKKEDGSIIEYNKENVKNHNEELLPVLRNFLTDNNLTLDNISYIALGIGPGSFTALRIAFATIKTICYAKKIPIIGISSLDTLYENIAEKEGIKAAMIDARKGSVYANIYNDNEKITENADLTYQQFIDIINSIETSNKNITLCGDGFSKNSDFFIENLKNYNINKLDNSYNIIKALNTIKLSANKKFDDVFSLLPLYVRKSEAEYKKM
- a CDS encoding methyl-accepting chemotaxis protein — encoded protein: MRKLQSLKVKIPFFVMLLVTVMTIILVTLLIRIGSQGIRSSAIFGFESTTKVYARMINVWLEQSIYTSEAISRGYPQLITFLQDRTAENRVLLETSLKNVVENNSNIQGIVVLDSTGNVVADSLDGKVVNSSSTRNFGGTPLWQKVMSGQSAVLSTVDPSPADNTKYVVKIFSPIKNSAGSVVGAISTMIDWLGFIDKELNLVKFGNTGHPFIVDPERWIIADPVPSHVRSEVLRNADYIQYAVANESGYYEFKSPFNGKDSIATFYKEPVSGWTVVMSIESDELFSHINTMKKYAIIGTIAILIIASIVIVFYISRITNILHLLAVDLTILSKGDLSWSTPPGFENRKDEFGEIAVALINILDQLNEKVRIVYDSAYTVKASANEVAQGNIDLSNRTENQASGLEETASSMEEIASTIKSSAEHTLEGNNMMINSKKAIEEAGRIIEESTQNIEAVYESSSKISAITKIIEDIAFQTNILALNAAVEAARAGEQGRGFAVVASEVRNLAQTTQTSVKDITSLVADSEEKIAAATETARESKEIFQNLRAQIEETAKIMQDLSSTAMEQQAGVDQVNIAITQMDMTTQQNAALVEESTAASEALFSQAEELVTAMEFFKLRGSNVKKNITKVERKKSSPTTDSKAVQENKPAAAQKSSSAPKAPKKPELKSPIKKHHEEKITPQVSSRTVKDNEFGNTFDTSKDTSDGFESF
- a CDS encoding tetratricopeptide repeat protein, translating into MSNLDDLLQLANDAFNCGDYKNSIEYFDKLIFYYGDIAELYNNRGLSKSGLRMYEEAIRDFEKVISIDPNYVHAYNNIGLVNHNLGNYKEAIKYYSKALELDNNCIQVYNNIGLANHNLGNYEEAIKNYIKAIEISPNVHTYNNIGLVKNDLGLYEDAIKDFNKVLELDKNYFKAYYNIGLSKYNLKMYDESIEYFNKALELDNNSAYTYNNIGIVKHDLGKYKEALEYFDKALELDNNYSKSYYNRGVSKVNLKLYDEAVNDFYKVIELEPQNFNAYFRLAYVKLKLKMYEEAIEYYDKYIDCNNVSDDVYFNRGFAKYKLSDYKNAVKDFDKVNNNIKASILKMISKIRAVLKK
- a CDS encoding dihydrofolate reductase; the encoded protein is MIVSLIAAVDSKNGIGLNGVMPWGHIKEDMQFFRSTTTGYPVIMGRVTFESLGCKPLPKRKNIVISSSINNEFQYDNLFFDTSFENALSKLLLEKHNQIFIIGGESIYKKALDYADIIYLTHINKNYNCDRFFPEVDKTLFNSNKLKSFIYDNINIDIIEYSRLK
- a CDS encoding thymidylate synthase, translated to MKNYLELLKKVLEEGEETLDRTGVGTRRIFAPQLRFKFEGNKIPIITTKRVFMKGVIIELLWFLQGSTNIKFLLENNVHIWDEWADDMGELGPVYGKQWRAWETKEGNKIDQISNIVNTLRNNPTSRRNILNAWNVGEIDKMHLPPCHMMCQFSVNNKGGIIAHLYQRSADLFLGVPFNISSYAILTRLLAMHSGLHASELIMTFGDAHIYNNHIEQVKLQLSREPYENTTELFIENRPNIFSHVYEDFRLEGYKYYPTIKGEVAV